A stretch of Sulfurimonas xiamenensis DNA encodes these proteins:
- a CDS encoding MOSC domain-containing protein, which produces MQNRVISLQIGKVKSYGDKKSSEFLEKYWESASFKEVVNDKVWAGKLGFKGDEVADRVHHGGAEKAIFANSYQNYEKWTEFLKVKHLSFGALAENLTVSGLHESNVCLGDIHKIGSALLQVSQPRKPCYKISKKHNNKKFTDEIYTSGLTGWYYRVLEEGFIQAGNDIQIVFSEEPKISILEANMAFAHPDEKRDTLDKILTISSIAPSYRTSILKRIDKTFSLDYMKVD; this is translated from the coding sequence ATGCAAAACAGAGTAATATCACTCCAAATTGGAAAAGTAAAATCATATGGAGATAAAAAGTCTAGCGAGTTTTTGGAAAAATATTGGGAGAGTGCTTCGTTTAAAGAGGTTGTAAACGATAAGGTTTGGGCTGGAAAACTTGGCTTTAAAGGTGATGAAGTAGCTGACAGGGTACATCATGGCGGAGCGGAAAAAGCCATATTTGCAAACAGCTACCAAAATTATGAAAAGTGGACTGAATTTTTAAAAGTAAAACATCTTTCTTTTGGTGCTTTAGCTGAGAATCTTACAGTTAGCGGACTTCACGAAAGCAATGTCTGTTTAGGCGATATTCATAAAATAGGTTCTGCTTTACTTCAAGTATCTCAGCCGAGAAAACCATGCTACAAAATCTCAAAAAAACATAACAATAAAAAATTTACAGATGAAATTTATACATCAGGACTTACAGGATGGTATTATAGAGTCCTTGAAGAAGGGTTTATACAAGCAGGAAATGATATACAAATCGTCTTTAGTGAAGAACCAAAAATATCTATTCTTGAAGCGAATATGGCATTTGCACATCCTGATGAGAAAAGAGACACTCTAGATAAAATTTTAACCATCTCATCTATTGCACCCTCTTACAGAACAAGTATTTTAAAAAGAATAGATAAAACATTTAGCCTGGATTATATGAAAGTAGATTAA
- the greA gene encoding transcription elongation factor GreA — protein MSIQGYDLLVEEFKFLLEVEKPKVAQEKLVAAALGDRSENADYQAAKEKLRHIDKRLFYLNKMIEKSQIIDPSKHSHEKVTFGSSVKILNIKTDEEETYTICGVLESEPQNGLISIHSPLARAMIGKKVEDEFKIQLPNEKKEYEILEIYYKDIFSLKKNIRTKSDFSFH, from the coding sequence ATGAGCATTCAAGGATATGATCTTCTCGTGGAAGAGTTTAAGTTTTTACTTGAAGTTGAAAAACCTAAAGTTGCGCAGGAAAAATTAGTTGCCGCAGCTTTAGGAGACAGAAGTGAAAATGCTGATTATCAGGCAGCAAAAGAGAAGCTTCGTCATATTGACAAAAGACTTTTTTATCTAAACAAAATGATAGAAAAGTCTCAAATTATAGATCCCTCAAAACATTCACATGAAAAAGTGACTTTTGGAAGTAGCGTAAAGATTTTAAATATTAAAACTGATGAAGAGGAAACATATACAATTTGCGGTGTTTTAGAATCAGAACCCCAAAATGGTCTTATTTCCATACATTCACCTCTTGCCCGTGCTATGATCGGCAAAAAAGTAGAAGATGAGTTTAAAATACAGCTTCCAAATGAAAAAAAAGAGTATGAGATATTAGAAATTTACTATAAAGACATATTCTCTTTGAAAAAAAATATTCGTACAAAATCTGATTTTTCTTTTCATTAA
- the htpX gene encoding protease HtpX translates to MFKRVGLFLLTNLAVIVVISIIVNIFGLNKFLNENGLDLTSLFIFSLVIGFSGSIISLLMSKQMAKMAVGARVITNPLNQEEFWLLDTVARLSHKAGIKMPEVAIFEDMSPNAFATGAFKNDALVAVSRGLLRSMNQNEVEAVLGHEIGHVANGDMVTLTLLQGVVNTFVIFFARIIGYLVDRIILKNISENVGIGYMAASILAEIVLGILAMMIVMAFSRYREYRADEAGAYLSSRKNMIAALQALSRSKEEPHLPEQIKSFGINGKGLMTLFSTHPSLEDRIDKLKKSL, encoded by the coding sequence ATGTTTAAAAGAGTTGGACTTTTTCTACTTACAAATTTGGCTGTAATAGTTGTAATAAGTATTATTGTTAATATTTTTGGTTTAAACAAGTTTTTAAATGAAAACGGGCTTGATTTAACTTCTCTATTTATTTTCTCACTTGTTATCGGTTTTAGTGGTTCTATAATTTCGCTTTTAATGTCAAAACAGATGGCTAAAATGGCAGTGGGTGCTAGGGTTATAACAAATCCTTTAAATCAAGAAGAATTTTGGCTGCTAGATACAGTGGCAAGACTCTCACATAAAGCTGGTATAAAGATGCCTGAAGTTGCAATATTTGAAGATATGAGCCCAAACGCTTTTGCAACGGGAGCTTTTAAAAATGACGCTTTGGTGGCGGTGAGCCGCGGGCTTTTAAGAAGCATGAATCAAAATGAAGTTGAGGCAGTTTTAGGACATGAGATTGGACATGTTGCAAACGGAGATATGGTGACTCTTACACTTCTTCAAGGCGTTGTAAACACATTTGTTATATTTTTTGCTCGTATTATCGGTTATTTGGTTGACAGAATTATACTTAAAAATATAAGTGAAAATGTAGGTATTGGCTACATGGCAGCAAGCATTTTAGCCGAGATAGTCCTGGGTATTTTAGCAATGATGATTGTAATGGCGTTTTCAAGATACAGGGAATACAGAGCAGATGAGGCAGGTGCATATCTCTCTAGCAGAAAAAATATGATAGCAGCTCTGCAGGCTCTCTCAAGGTCAAAAGAGGAGCCGCATCTACCTGAACAGATAAAGAGTTTTGGAATAAATGGAAAAGGGTTGATGACACTATTTAGCACACATCCATCGCTTGAAGATAGAATAGATAAACTAAAAAAGTCTCTTTAA
- a CDS encoding heat shock protein transcriptional repressor HspR, with protein sequence MIHQYDEPVYLISIVAKVLDIHPQTLRQYERENLITPSRSNGRIRLYSQRDIDRIKLILRLTRELGVNLAGVDIILRLKENVDSMEQDIKELREEILKAKSSHTVSHDKALVTKKSIYEMIIFED encoded by the coding sequence ATGATACACCAATATGATGAGCCGGTTTATTTGATTAGTATTGTTGCAAAGGTTTTAGATATACATCCGCAGACATTAAGGCAGTATGAGAGAGAAAATCTTATTACTCCATCAAGATCAAACGGCAGAATAAGACTCTATTCTCAAAGAGATATAGATAGAATCAAACTAATTTTAAGATTAACTCGCGAACTCGGTGTGAACTTGGCCGGAGTAGATATAATTTTAAGACTCAAAGAGAATGTTGATAGTATGGAACAGGATATTAAAGAGCTCAGAGAAGAAATTTTAAAGGCAAAAAGTTCTCATACAGTTTCACACGACAAAGCATTGGTTACTAAAAAAAGCATATATGAGATGATCATTTTTGAAGATTGA
- a CDS encoding NGG1p interacting factor NIF3 produces MYKLNFFVPTEDKERVKEALFAVGVGSYKNYECCSFETLGVGQFKPIEKANPYIGSLEKIEKVQEYKVEMICKEELLFKAVRVLKETHPYEEVAYEIIEIKNI; encoded by the coding sequence ATGTATAAACTCAATTTTTTTGTTCCTACTGAAGATAAAGAGAGAGTAAAAGAGGCGCTATTTGCTGTAGGTGTTGGCAGCTATAAAAATTATGAGTGTTGCTCTTTTGAAACTCTTGGAGTTGGACAATTCAAACCTATAGAAAAAGCAAATCCATATATTGGCTCTCTTGAGAAAATAGAAAAAGTTCAAGAGTATAAAGTTGAGATGATTTGTAAAGAAGAGCTTCTCTTTAAAGCTGTAAGAGTATTAAAAGAAACACATCCGTACGAAGAAGTGGCTTATGAAATTATTGAAATAAAAAATATTTAA
- the purH gene encoding bifunctional phosphoribosylaminoimidazolecarboxamide formyltransferase/IMP cyclohydrolase, translating to MKRALVSVSNKTGVVNFCKSLVKNGFEIISTGGTYKILLENGIKAIEIDEVTKFPECFEGRVKTLNPFVHGGILHRRDKQSHLDQAKELGVEAIDLVCVNLYPFKETIEKTDDFEEIIENIDIGGPAMVRSASKNFDSVMIVTDVNDYVKVIDAIENEKNTLEFRRALMIKAFEHTAAYDSMIANYMNKRFNGGFGEKQFIVGNKVMDTRYGENPHQKGALYEFDKHYSENFKTLKGEASFNNLNDLSGAVKIASAFGDENAVCITKHGNPCGFAIRDNLVDAYTEALKCDPVSAFGGVVAVNGVVTKELALKMNEIFLEVIIAGRITEEAQEVFASKKRIKLFEMGHDKLVLANDEKDFKHIDGGFVYQDADKVNDDEVKNAKLMSQREATAGEKKDMEIAYKVASLTKSNCVVYVKNSAMVAVGMGMTSRVDASQCALKKAKEMGLDVTGAALASEAFFPFRDSIDAAAAAGVKSVIEPGGSIRDDEVIAAANEYGMSLYFSEVRHFLH from the coding sequence ATGAAAAGAGCATTGGTAAGCGTTAGCAATAAAACAGGTGTTGTAAATTTTTGCAAATCTTTAGTAAAGAATGGTTTTGAAATTATCTCAACGGGCGGAACATATAAGATACTTCTTGAAAATGGTATAAAGGCTATAGAGATAGATGAAGTAACAAAATTTCCAGAGTGCTTTGAAGGGCGCGTAAAAACTTTAAATCCGTTCGTTCATGGTGGAATTCTGCATCGCCGAGACAAGCAATCTCACTTAGATCAGGCAAAAGAGCTTGGTGTTGAAGCAATTGATTTGGTTTGTGTAAATCTATATCCTTTTAAAGAGACAATAGAAAAAACTGATGATTTTGAAGAGATTATAGAAAACATCGACATCGGTGGACCTGCTATGGTTCGCTCAGCTTCTAAAAACTTTGATAGCGTTATGATTGTAACCGATGTAAATGATTATGTAAAAGTAATAGATGCGATAGAGAACGAGAAAAATACACTCGAGTTTAGAAGAGCTCTTATGATAAAAGCGTTTGAGCATACAGCAGCATATGATTCAATGATTGCAAACTACATGAACAAGCGTTTTAACGGCGGTTTCGGCGAGAAGCAGTTTATAGTTGGGAATAAAGTTATGGATACCCGTTACGGCGAAAATCCTCATCAAAAAGGTGCTCTTTATGAGTTTGACAAACACTACTCAGAGAACTTTAAAACTCTAAAGGGCGAAGCAAGTTTTAACAATCTAAACGACTTAAGCGGTGCTGTTAAAATTGCCTCTGCTTTTGGAGATGAGAATGCTGTCTGCATCACAAAGCATGGAAATCCTTGCGGATTTGCTATCCGTGACAATCTTGTAGATGCTTATACGGAAGCACTAAAATGTGATCCAGTTTCGGCATTTGGCGGTGTTGTGGCTGTTAATGGAGTAGTGACAAAAGAACTTGCACTTAAGATGAATGAGATATTTTTAGAAGTTATTATAGCCGGGCGTATTACGGAGGAAGCTCAAGAAGTATTTGCTTCTAAAAAAAGAATTAAACTATTTGAAATGGGTCATGATAAGCTAGTTCTTGCAAATGACGAAAAAGATTTTAAGCATATTGACGGCGGTTTTGTATATCAAGATGCAGATAAAGTAAATGATGATGAAGTAAAAAATGCAAAACTTATGAGTCAAAGAGAAGCAACTGCCGGTGAGAAAAAAGATATGGAGATAGCTTATAAAGTAGCATCTCTTACAAAATCAAATTGTGTAGTATATGTTAAAAACTCTGCTATGGTAGCTGTTGGTATGGGAATGACCAGCCGTGTAGATGCAAGTCAGTGCGCACTTAAAAAAGCAAAAGAGATGGGACTTGATGTAACTGGGGCTGCACTTGCAAGTGAAGCATTTTTTCCATTTCGTGACAGCATTGATGCTGCCGCTGCGGCAGGTGTTAAGAGTGTAATAGAACCTGGCGGAAGCATAAGGGATGATGAGGTTATAGCAGCTGCAAATGAGTATGGCATGTCGCTTTATTTTTCAGAGGTAAGACACTTTTTACACTAA
- the purL gene encoding phosphoribosylformylglycinamidine synthase subunit PurL has protein sequence MSQQLENIEKVLASHKLSSEDYTHIKQILGREPNLVEIGIFSAMWSEHCSYKSSKVHLSGFPTKAPWVIQGPGENAGVIDIGDGYAAVFKMESHNHPSFIEPYQGAATGVGGIMRDVFTMGARPVANLNALRFGNILNDDDISKHQRYLVRGVVEGIGGYGNCMGVPTIGGETSFDECYNGNILVNAFTLGIAKSDEIFYGRADGIGNPVMYVGAKTGRDGLGGAVMSSDSFTEESKSLRPTVQVGDPFTEKLLLEACLELFKTDHVVGIQDMGAAGLTSSSFEMAGRSGSGMIMHLDRVPAREEGMTPYDFMLSESQERMLLCAKKGSEAEIIKIFEKWDLDAAVIGEVTGTGNMELFWHGERVAEVPVNPVSEEAPVLNRPMVRPAYLDKIGDVTIDDFESVTNQEAFEKLIKSMEVVDKSWIYTQYDSMVQTNTIKKGGMLDASVIRVKENGKALAMSADCNVRYCYIDPKGGAAAAVIESGRNVAMSGARPLAITDCLNYGNPENPEVMWQFSEGCLGIKEACAELMTPVIGGNVSLYNETNGVSVFPTPSIATVGVNGNQNKVLMSSFQKEGNILYLIGETKSEFGGSLYMKEMYKTVAGKLPEIDYEKELALWDLVIEANKKGILECAKDASSGGVAIALAKMAATSGLGCSVRMSVNDERDIFAESMSRAIIEVKQENCASFESMVGDFVYQKIGVVGGDKIKINNVAMDMNLLKDNYFNTFKKVIERDL, from the coding sequence GTGAGCCAACAACTAGAAAATATTGAAAAAGTACTTGCTTCGCATAAACTTTCAAGTGAAGATTACACACATATTAAACAAATTTTAGGGCGTGAACCGAACTTGGTAGAGATAGGGATCTTTTCTGCGATGTGGAGTGAGCACTGCAGTTATAAATCATCAAAAGTTCATTTAAGCGGTTTTCCGACCAAAGCTCCATGGGTTATTCAGGGTCCGGGCGAAAATGCCGGAGTTATAGATATCGGCGATGGTTATGCTGCTGTATTTAAGATGGAGTCACACAACCATCCAAGTTTTATTGAGCCATACCAAGGTGCTGCAACCGGCGTAGGCGGAATTATGCGTGATGTATTTACTATGGGAGCTCGTCCTGTTGCAAATCTTAATGCTCTTAGATTTGGCAATATTTTAAACGATGATGACATCTCTAAACATCAGAGGTATTTGGTTCGCGGTGTAGTTGAAGGAATCGGCGGTTACGGAAACTGTATGGGTGTTCCTACAATTGGCGGAGAAACAAGCTTTGATGAGTGCTATAACGGAAATATTTTAGTAAATGCATTTACTTTAGGTATAGCAAAATCAGATGAGATTTTTTATGGTCGCGCAGACGGCATAGGAAATCCTGTAATGTATGTTGGTGCAAAAACCGGTCGTGATGGGCTTGGCGGAGCCGTAATGAGTTCTGACAGTTTTACCGAGGAGAGTAAATCTCTTCGCCCGACTGTTCAGGTGGGTGATCCTTTTACAGAAAAACTTTTACTTGAAGCGTGTTTAGAGCTTTTTAAAACAGACCATGTCGTAGGTATCCAAGATATGGGAGCGGCTGGGCTTACATCTTCATCTTTTGAGATGGCGGGACGCAGCGGCAGCGGTATGATAATGCATCTTGATCGTGTGCCTGCCCGTGAAGAGGGAATGACTCCTTATGACTTTATGCTAAGTGAATCACAGGAACGAATGCTTCTTTGTGCGAAAAAAGGGAGTGAAGCCGAGATTATTAAAATTTTTGAGAAGTGGGATTTAGATGCAGCGGTAATCGGCGAAGTAACCGGAACTGGCAATATGGAACTTTTCTGGCATGGAGAGAGAGTTGCAGAGGTTCCGGTTAATCCCGTAAGTGAAGAAGCACCTGTTCTTAATCGTCCTATGGTGCGCCCTGCATATTTGGATAAAATCGGCGATGTGACTATTGATGATTTTGAGAGTGTTACAAATCAAGAGGCGTTTGAGAAGCTTATAAAATCTATGGAAGTGGTTGATAAATCGTGGATTTATACGCAGTATGACTCAATGGTGCAGACAAACACTATAAAAAAAGGTGGCATGCTTGACGCTTCTGTTATTCGCGTAAAAGAGAATGGCAAAGCTCTTGCTATGTCAGCTGATTGTAATGTGCGCTACTGCTATATAGACCCAAAAGGCGGAGCAGCTGCGGCTGTAATCGAGAGTGGACGCAATGTTGCAATGAGCGGTGCGAGACCCTTGGCTATTACTGATTGTCTAAACTACGGTAATCCTGAAAATCCTGAAGTTATGTGGCAGTTTAGCGAAGGGTGTTTAGGTATTAAAGAGGCGTGTGCAGAACTTATGACACCAGTAATAGGCGGGAATGTTTCACTCTATAATGAGACAAATGGCGTATCTGTTTTTCCGACTCCATCCATTGCAACTGTTGGTGTAAATGGTAATCAAAATAAAGTTTTGATGTCAAGTTTTCAAAAAGAGGGAAATATTCTTTATTTAATCGGTGAAACTAAAAGTGAATTTGGCGGCTCTCTTTATATGAAAGAGATGTACAAAACGGTTGCAGGTAAACTTCCTGAGATTGATTATGAAAAAGAGTTGGCTCTTTGGGATTTAGTAATAGAGGCAAATAAAAAAGGTATTTTAGAGTGTGCAAAAGATGCAAGCAGCGGGGGTGTTGCTATAGCACTTGCTAAAATGGCGGCTACTAGCGGACTTGGATGCAGCGTTAGAATGTCTGTAAATGATGAAAGAGATATCTTTGCAGAAAGTATGAGTCGTGCTATTATTGAAGTAAAACAGGAAAATTGTGCATCTTTTGAGTCAATGGTTGGAGATTTTGTATATCAAAAGATTGGTGTAGTTGGTGGAGATAAAATCAAAATCAATAATGTTGCAATGGATATGAATCTATTAAAAGACAACTATTTTAATACATTTAAAAAAGTTATAGAAAGGGATTTATAA
- a CDS encoding DnaJ C-terminal domain-containing protein — MSKSLYETLEVSENASEAEIKKAYRKLARQYHPDVNKDKDAEEKFKEINAAYEILSDKQKKAQYDMHGDNMFGGQNFHDFSRSYGGGQADLDEILRSMFSGGGFGGFGGGGFSSSGFGNFGGGGFQQQQQPNLDIETNVTIPFSVSILGGSHSVSLNGERFDIKIPAGVKSGEKMRVKGKGHKQGSRAGDLFLKISVAPSPEYIREDDDLIKKFDVPLYAALFGEKISIQTLEKEIKLKIPQNTKNGQRFRVKEMGAMNRKTKVRGNLYLEANIVLPKVEDLNEKLVELMKEKLPKN, encoded by the coding sequence ATGAGCAAATCTTTATACGAAACATTAGAAGTCTCTGAAAACGCAAGCGAAGCAGAGATAAAAAAAGCATATAGAAAATTAGCAAGACAGTATCATCCGGATGTAAATAAAGACAAAGACGCAGAAGAGAAGTTTAAAGAGATAAATGCTGCATATGAAATACTTAGCGATAAACAGAAAAAAGCACAGTATGATATGCATGGAGACAATATGTTCGGCGGGCAGAATTTTCATGATTTTTCGCGCTCTTATGGTGGCGGACAAGCCGATTTAGATGAGATTTTAAGAAGTATGTTCTCAGGCGGGGGCTTTGGTGGTTTCGGTGGCGGAGGATTTAGCAGTAGCGGATTTGGCAATTTTGGCGGTGGTGGCTTTCAGCAGCAGCAACAGCCAAATCTTGATATAGAAACAAATGTTACTATTCCTTTTAGCGTCTCTATTTTAGGCGGTTCGCACTCTGTTTCGTTAAATGGAGAGAGATTTGATATCAAAATCCCAGCTGGTGTAAAAAGCGGTGAGAAGATGCGTGTTAAAGGCAAAGGACATAAACAGGGCAGCAGAGCAGGAGATCTTTTTTTAAAAATAAGTGTAGCTCCTAGTCCAGAGTATATTAGAGAAGATGATGATTTAATTAAGAAATTTGATGTACCTCTTTATGCGGCATTATTTGGTGAAAAAATATCTATACAAACCTTGGAAAAAGAGATTAAGCTTAAAATACCTCAAAATACCAAAAACGGACAGAGATTTCGTGTAAAAGAGATGGGTGCAATGAACCGCAAAACAAAAGTTCGCGGAAATCTCTATCTGGAAGCAAATATAGTTTTACCAAAGGTTGAGGATTTGAATGAAAAGTTGGTAGAATTAATGAAAGAAAAACTACCTAAAAATTAA
- a CDS encoding RNB domain-containing ribonuclease: MMKSLLIKLTTGLSEQDVTSEEEEHINDFLIKKYITKKENIYKFNSKYRAGTVGIIQHDTAYLNVIGEYVRDLFMGEGDLANAKEGDLVIVQRLLGKRGTPSAKVVEVLGRAQTYSVAYIISSDGRKSLVDLKTEYPTGVEISQEELDLYDYGDIFKIDNQNFTIMEHLGNIKDPLVDEKIVLAQFNKHDEFEPEVLKLASSFEEVDALKYSSRTDLRELPFCTIDPVTAKDFDDAIYWDDKNSTLYVAIADVSEYVTPFGAIDNEAIYRSFSIYLPHRSIPMLPRQLSETLCSLQPHIDRLAYVFEIKLNLDSLEVVRSKVYEAIIHSQRRFNYEEIDDFLEGRLEAQNESEKMIFEYISKLKVITDRLKEKRLEVGYNFRSNELEMFIDENSNITHTTYAEETPSHALIEDCMLLANKEAAKRFKKGIFRIHEPPTQAKLQNLYQELAGIGIYVDIKASIKDTITQIQNQAEEMGLSSEVDTLIIQSQMQARYAPFNVGHFGLGFDEYTHFTSPIRRYSDLIVHRLLKAIARGDKEESSYVLRNVESLCMSVSEKEREASTVENEFMARKFTRWANENIGSVFKARITSTDPYLKAELHDEIQGARFLINHGLDAQLFEDVKVRIDKADIAKAKIYASVIERIERES, translated from the coding sequence ATGATGAAATCCCTTTTAATAAAACTAACAACCGGTTTAAGTGAGCAAGATGTTACTTCAGAAGAAGAAGAGCATATAAATGATTTTTTAATTAAAAAGTATATTACAAAAAAAGAGAATATATACAAATTCAACTCGAAATACCGCGCAGGAACAGTGGGCATTATTCAACATGACACTGCATATCTCAATGTTATAGGAGAGTATGTTCGCGATCTTTTTATGGGTGAAGGTGATTTAGCGAATGCAAAAGAGGGAGATCTTGTAATCGTACAAAGACTGCTTGGCAAAAGAGGCACTCCCAGCGCTAAAGTTGTTGAAGTTTTAGGCAGAGCACAGACTTACAGTGTCGCATATATCATCTCAAGTGATGGGCGAAAATCTTTAGTAGATTTAAAAACTGAATATCCAACAGGAGTTGAAATATCGCAAGAAGAGTTAGATTTATATGATTACGGAGATATTTTTAAAATCGACAATCAAAACTTTACAATTATGGAACATCTTGGCAACATTAAAGACCCGCTTGTTGATGAAAAAATCGTCCTTGCACAATTTAACAAACATGACGAATTCGAGCCTGAAGTACTGAAGCTTGCCTCATCTTTTGAAGAGGTAGATGCTTTAAAATACTCTTCAAGAACAGATTTAAGAGAACTTCCATTTTGCACAATCGACCCTGTAACCGCAAAAGATTTCGACGATGCAATATACTGGGATGACAAGAACTCCACGCTTTATGTCGCCATAGCAGATGTGAGCGAATATGTAACCCCTTTTGGCGCAATTGACAACGAGGCGATTTACAGAAGCTTCTCTATTTACCTTCCGCACCGCTCCATCCCAATGCTACCAAGACAGCTAAGTGAGACACTTTGCTCTTTGCAGCCGCATATCGACAGACTCGCTTATGTTTTTGAGATTAAACTAAACCTTGATTCGCTTGAAGTAGTGAGATCAAAAGTTTACGAAGCGATAATCCACTCACAGAGAAGATTTAACTATGAAGAGATCGACGACTTTTTGGAGGGAAGGCTTGAAGCGCAAAATGAGTCTGAAAAGATGATTTTTGAGTACATCTCCAAACTCAAAGTCATAACAGACAGACTTAAAGAGAAAAGACTTGAAGTGGGTTACAATTTTCGCTCAAACGAGCTTGAGATGTTTATAGATGAAAACTCAAACATTACACATACAACTTATGCAGAAGAAACTCCATCACATGCTCTTATAGAGGATTGTATGCTTCTTGCAAACAAAGAAGCAGCAAAAAGATTTAAAAAAGGGATCTTTCGTATACATGAACCGCCAACTCAAGCGAAACTGCAAAATCTTTATCAAGAACTTGCTGGAATCGGTATATATGTAGATATTAAAGCATCCATTAAAGATACGATTACACAGATACAAAATCAAGCTGAGGAGATGGGTCTCTCAAGCGAAGTCGATACGCTTATCATCCAATCTCAGATGCAGGCAAGGTATGCACCCTTTAATGTCGGGCATTTCGGACTCGGTTTTGATGAGTATACGCACTTTACTTCCCCTATCAGAAGATATTCAGACCTTATCGTTCACAGGCTATTAAAAGCTATAGCCAGAGGCGATAAAGAGGAGAGCTCCTATGTTCTTAGAAATGTAGAGTCGCTCTGCATGAGCGTGAGCGAAAAAGAGAGAGAGGCTTCAACGGTTGAAAATGAGTTTATGGCAAGAAAATTCACCCGTTGGGCGAATGAAAATATCGGCAGCGTCTTTAAAGCCAGAATAACCTCTACAGACCCGTATCTAAAAGCAGAACTTCATGATGAGATCCAAGGGGCTAGATTTCTTATCAACCATGGGCTTGATGCGCAACTATTTGAAGATGTAAAAGTAAGAATCGACAAAGCAGATATTGCCAAAGCAAAAATCTATGCAAGCGTTATTGAACGAATAGAGAGAGAAAGCTGA
- a CDS encoding 6-phosphofructokinase — protein sequence MKNIAILCSGGDVSGMNPAIKHFVEYALEKELTPYFVYDGFKGLIENKIVKATHKDVAGIINRGGTILGSARSKKFMEKKFREVAKKNLDALNIDMLVVLGGDGSFRGMDIFYKEQGIKFCGIPSTIDNDINGTEYCLGVDTALNVIKESIDNIRDTAASFSRAFVIETMGRDCGYLALVSALTCGAELCLIPEVEYDLKEYEKSFKKQIKNGRRYFIAVVSEGIKEESSEIAKWFEEKIGFESRATILGHTQRGGNPTIYDRLMAYKFVNHALDGMLEGRDESVICYTKKGFEYKSIDEVANKKYQLDDKLLSYLKKF from the coding sequence ATGAAAAATATAGCCATTTTATGTTCAGGCGGAGATGTTAGCGGTATGAATCCCGCAATTAAACATTTTGTAGAGTATGCATTAGAAAAGGAGTTAACGCCTTACTTTGTTTATGACGGATTTAAGGGGCTTATTGAAAATAAAATAGTAAAAGCAACTCATAAAGATGTAGCAGGAATCATCAACCGAGGCGGAACTATTTTAGGCTCTGCAAGAAGCAAAAAATTTATGGAAAAAAAGTTTAGAGAAGTTGCAAAAAAAAATCTTGATGCCCTCAACATTGACATGTTGGTTGTTCTTGGCGGTGACGGTTCATTTAGGGGAATGGATATCTTTTACAAAGAACAAGGAATAAAATTTTGCGGTATTCCCTCTACTATAGATAATGATATAAACGGCACAGAATACTGTTTAGGGGTAGATACCGCACTCAATGTCATCAAAGAATCAATAGACAATATCAGAGACACGGCAGCTTCATTCTCAAGAGCTTTTGTTATAGAAACCATGGGAAGAGACTGTGGTTATCTGGCATTGGTTTCGGCTCTTACATGTGGCGCTGAACTCTGTCTTATCCCTGAAGTAGAGTATGATTTAAAAGAGTATGAAAAGAGTTTTAAAAAGCAGATAAAAAACGGACGAAGATATTTTATAGCTGTTGTTTCAGAGGGCATAAAAGAAGAATCAAGCGAGATTGCAAAATGGTTTGAAGAAAAGATTGGTTTTGAATCACGCGCAACCATTTTAGGACATACACAAAGAGGTGGAAACCCGACAATATATGACAGACTTATGGCATATAAGTTTGTAAATCACGCTCTTGATGGTATGCTTGAAGGCAGAGATGAGAGTGTAATATGTTATACAAAAAAAGGTTTTGAGTACAAAAGTATTGATGAAGTTGCAAATAAAAAATATCAATTGGATGATAAACTACTATCTTATTTAAAGAAATTTTAG